One window from the genome of Roseinatronobacter sp. S2 encodes:
- a CDS encoding NAD/NADP-dependent octopine/nopaline dehydrogenase family protein, whose product MKVAILGGGAIGITYAAMLTRSGHDVVLWSETAGPLNDTIYVEGAFSFSGHIHQDSDLRKAVQNADVLICARGARGTQDLIDQLVPLTTSGQTLIFSAELSLCSAYADQLLKSAGKQVPIMSWSTTVVTARRIAADRISCGTVRDRVDYAVTAARVPDDSQTVLGGLFNTEFRELPSALAVALSNLNPPIHLANALANLTRIEKAENWENYAGITPSVGRVIEALDLERLALAAHFGLKVRTVFEHYLSTFPGITAGPVTAMASQVSSKGPSVPGPRSLDTRYLTEDIPFGLVPLVHIAGLVGVDMPLHKAGIRLASVYAGQDFGAENRMLGAVSEHLKTHKSPCQTIPSGPA is encoded by the coding sequence ATGAAAGTTGCAATTCTTGGTGGTGGTGCCATTGGCATCACCTATGCTGCCATGCTGACCCGGTCCGGCCATGATGTCGTTCTGTGGTCTGAAACGGCGGGTCCGTTGAATGATACAATATATGTCGAGGGTGCGTTCAGCTTCTCGGGCCATATCCATCAGGACTCTGATCTGCGCAAGGCGGTTCAGAACGCAGATGTGCTTATTTGTGCGCGCGGTGCCAGAGGCACGCAAGACCTGATCGACCAGCTTGTGCCGTTAACCACGTCTGGCCAGACACTTATCTTCAGTGCGGAACTTAGCCTGTGTTCTGCCTATGCGGACCAGTTGCTGAAAAGCGCGGGCAAACAGGTCCCGATCATGTCGTGGTCTACCACTGTTGTCACTGCGCGCCGGATTGCTGCCGACCGCATCAGCTGTGGCACCGTTCGGGACCGGGTTGACTACGCAGTAACCGCTGCGCGTGTCCCAGACGACAGCCAGACGGTGCTGGGGGGCTTGTTCAACACAGAGTTCCGCGAATTGCCCAGTGCCCTGGCTGTTGCCCTGAGCAACCTTAACCCGCCCATACATCTTGCCAATGCGCTGGCCAATCTGACGCGAATAGAAAAGGCCGAGAATTGGGAGAATTATGCCGGTATCACACCATCAGTCGGGCGTGTGATCGAAGCGCTTGATCTGGAACGGCTGGCATTGGCGGCGCATTTCGGATTGAAGGTGCGCACAGTTTTCGAACACTATCTTTCAACGTTTCCGGGCATCACAGCCGGCCCTGTGACCGCAATGGCATCACAAGTCAGCAGCAAGGGTCCGTCTGTGCCCGGGCCACGGTCACTTGATACGCGCTATTTGACCGAGGACATTCCTTTTGGGTTGGTTCCACTTGTACATATTGCCGGTCTTGTCGGTGTGGACATGCCACTTCACAAGGCAGGGATCAGACTAGCATCTGTTTATGCCGGACAAGATTTCGGGGCCGAGAACCGGATGCTCGGGGCTGTATCCGAGCATTTGAAAACACACAAAAGCCCCTGTCAGACTATACCTTCCGGCCCTGCATAA
- a CDS encoding TRAP transporter substrate-binding protein → MKNIAQLSTVCVLLAGIALPTTAQTLRLSTQANAPHPWLDAAEALREDMLEATDGRVDIRIFSGGSLGNDATALDEMRLGTIDILIGGTQEATPFFPEFQLFSLSYLFANDEALRATVATDSAVSDYFRDVYANNGSGLKLLALTGGGVRNLSNRRHSVTEIEDISALRMRVPGSRMDALMWETSGALPSSLPFTELYTGMQTGVVDAFESTISAYVANKLYEVAPYHARTEHQFMVSHITMSQASFDRLSPEDQDALMDAAARASQVAIDAGIQYDQSLLQPLIESGQVTVTEVDKAPFIEIVAPLHDQVAAELDVADLLELIRSVE, encoded by the coding sequence ATGAAAAATATTGCTCAGCTTTCAACTGTCTGCGTTCTTCTTGCCGGCATCGCGCTGCCGACAACGGCCCAGACGTTGCGCCTGTCAACACAGGCCAATGCACCACACCCGTGGCTTGATGCCGCCGAAGCGCTGCGCGAGGATATGCTGGAGGCGACGGACGGGCGTGTGGATATCCGCATCTTCAGCGGCGGTTCGCTTGGAAATGACGCAACCGCACTGGACGAAATGCGCTTGGGGACAATCGACATCCTGATCGGCGGCACGCAGGAAGCCACGCCCTTCTTTCCCGAATTTCAGCTTTTCTCGCTCAGCTATCTTTTTGCCAATGATGAGGCACTTCGCGCGACGGTTGCCACAGACAGCGCTGTTTCAGACTATTTTCGCGATGTGTATGCGAATAACGGAAGTGGGCTGAAACTGCTTGCGCTGACAGGGGGCGGCGTCCGAAATCTTAGCAACCGCAGACATAGCGTGACTGAGATCGAAGATATTTCCGCCCTGCGGATGCGTGTGCCGGGGTCGCGTATGGACGCCTTGATGTGGGAAACATCGGGTGCGCTGCCGTCCTCGCTGCCGTTCACAGAGCTATACACAGGCATGCAGACAGGCGTTGTCGATGCATTCGAGAGTACGATCAGCGCCTATGTCGCAAACAAGCTGTATGAGGTTGCGCCCTATCACGCCCGGACTGAACATCAATTCATGGTCAGCCATATCACCATGAGTCAGGCCAGCTTTGACAGGCTTAGCCCCGAGGATCAGGACGCGTTGATGGACGCCGCCGCGCGCGCCTCTCAGGTGGCTATTGATGCGGGCATCCAATATGACCAATCGCTGCTGCAACCGCTGATCGAAAGCGGGCAGGTGACCGTGACCGAGGTTGACAAGGCACCCTTTATTGAAATCGTCGCGCCACTGCATGATCAGGTCGCCGCCGAACTTGATGTCGCGGATCTGCTGGAATTGATCCGCAGCGTCGAGTGA
- a CDS encoding TRAP transporter small permease yields MISKLNNIIEAILKITGGVLFAAFILVILFQVFVRNFISMSFVWTDEIAMFCFIWSVFLGAAIGYRHGLHYVVEVVPEHYVRINLFLRLLAIVLGFPLIWVMAVNGLEYAQLGWRRYSFSLGFPLFYQNIVVAISGAAMMLFTIEIAFQGLREVRGISSIGGKEPE; encoded by the coding sequence ATGATAAGCAAGCTCAACAACATCATAGAGGCTATACTGAAGATCACAGGCGGTGTTCTGTTTGCAGCCTTTATCTTGGTGATCCTGTTTCAGGTATTTGTTCGGAATTTCATTTCGATGTCCTTTGTCTGGACAGATGAAATCGCGATGTTTTGTTTCATCTGGAGTGTCTTTCTTGGCGCCGCCATAGGATACCGCCACGGATTGCATTACGTTGTCGAAGTTGTTCCCGAACACTATGTGCGCATCAACCTTTTCCTGCGCCTGCTGGCTATTGTCCTTGGGTTTCCCTTGATCTGGGTGATGGCCGTCAATGGTCTTGAATATGCCCAGCTTGGCTGGCGGCGTTATTCATTTTCGCTTGGGTTTCCGCTGTTTTACCAGAACATCGTCGTCGCAATCAGCGGCGCGGCAATGATGCTGTTTACAATAGAGATTGCCTTTCAGGGTTTGCGGGAAGTCCGGGGAATATCCTCCATCGGGGGCAAGGAGCCGGAATGA
- a CDS encoding ABC transporter substrate-binding protein yields MRIAAIDWAMAETAIALGAPVTALAELRAFRRAAPQLDTTSATDLGLRGAPNLEALSLIGADLILSSNYYAFVEPQLARIAPVFSRAIYVPGHEPFPRVMTLLDGLGARLGVPDHAAHTRAGYEASFARLAAQARPFARRDLLLIQIGDARHMRVFGHDSLFGGAVTALGLRNAWGDGTRFAFAAPVPITHLARFAQTALVIVGDVPHQARRALSRGALWNSLPQVRAGRVHHLPEFSAFGAIPSALAFATALVAALEQQA; encoded by the coding sequence ATGCGCATTGCCGCGATTGATTGGGCGATGGCGGAAACAGCCATCGCCCTTGGTGCTCCGGTTACAGCGCTGGCAGAACTGCGCGCGTTCCGCCGTGCGGCCCCGCAACTGGACACAACCAGCGCAACCGATCTGGGCTTGCGCGGCGCGCCCAATCTGGAAGCGCTCAGCCTGATCGGGGCCGATCTGATCCTGTCGTCAAATTACTACGCCTTCGTTGAACCGCAACTGGCGCGGATTGCGCCAGTGTTCAGCCGGGCCATCTATGTGCCGGGACACGAACCATTCCCGCGCGTCATGACCCTTCTGGACGGGCTGGGCGCGCGTCTGGGTGTTCCTGATCATGCCGCTCACACACGCGCAGGGTACGAGGCCAGCTTTGCCCGGCTTGCCGCGCAGGCACGTCCGTTTGCCCGCCGCGACCTGCTGCTGATCCAGATCGGGGATGCGCGCCATATGCGCGTCTTTGGTCACGACAGCCTGTTTGGGGGGGCGGTCACCGCACTTGGCTTGCGCAATGCGTGGGGGGATGGCACGCGGTTTGCCTTCGCCGCGCCGGTTCCGATCACGCATCTGGCGCGGTTTGCGCAAACTGCGCTGGTCATTGTCGGCGATGTCCCGCATCAGGCCCGCCGCGCCCTGAGCCGTGGCGCGTTATGGAACAGCCTGCCGCAGGTGCGGGCAGGGCGCGTGCATCATCTGCCTGAATTCAGCGCTTTCGGGGCGATCCCTTCGGCGCTGGCATTTGCCACGGCCCTTGTTGCCGCATTGGAGCAGCAGGCATGA
- a CDS encoding TRAP transporter large permease has protein sequence MNDSGITERLMMFAQSMVGHIKGGLGHINVLVSMMFASMSGSAAADTASVGAIMIPTMKKAGYPAPFAVALTATSSTLGVIIPPSILFVIYGAFGNISIAALFLAGIVPGVLVGLVQMGYTYHVASRYGVVNPERVDFRGRLRSGRMAAPVLLIPIVILGGITSGFFTATEAASVAALIGFVLAVVVYRTIRPGQLFELISSTVVAYSLPMFAVAAAGIMGWLIAYMGIAQDVADFILGVSDHPIAVMLMIMVFCLLVGTVLSPMTAVIIFLPIIKELTSAAQISDIHMALVVCLSLAVGLTTPPYGICLLIAAQIGNVSTPRAFMAVLPIVGLTLLVIIGVILLPDVFLFLPRTFFPQSFGIAG, from the coding sequence ATGAACGACAGCGGCATCACCGAGCGGCTGATGATGTTCGCGCAATCCATGGTCGGACACATTAAGGGCGGCCTTGGTCACATCAATGTTCTGGTAAGTATGATGTTCGCCTCGATGTCAGGTTCGGCTGCGGCAGACACTGCCAGTGTCGGGGCGATCATGATTCCGACCATGAAGAAGGCAGGTTATCCGGCCCCTTTTGCGGTGGCGCTGACCGCGACATCCTCGACCTTGGGGGTGATTATTCCGCCATCGATCCTTTTCGTAATATACGGTGCGTTCGGGAACATCTCGATTGCGGCGCTGTTTCTTGCGGGGATCGTGCCCGGTGTGCTCGTTGGGCTTGTGCAGATGGGTTACACATATCATGTTGCCAGCCGCTATGGCGTCGTGAACCCCGAACGCGTTGACTTTCGTGGTCGGCTGCGTTCCGGGCGGATGGCGGCACCAGTGCTTCTTATCCCCATCGTCATCCTGGGCGGTATCACCAGCGGCTTTTTCACAGCGACCGAAGCGGCTTCTGTTGCTGCATTGATCGGGTTTGTGCTGGCAGTGGTCGTCTATCGGACCATCAGGCCGGGGCAACTGTTCGAGCTGATCTCTTCTACGGTCGTGGCCTATTCTTTGCCGATGTTCGCGGTGGCAGCCGCCGGGATCATGGGTTGGCTGATAGCCTATATGGGCATCGCGCAGGATGTTGCGGACTTCATCCTGGGTGTGTCGGATCACCCGATTGCGGTGATGCTTATGATAATGGTCTTCTGCCTGCTGGTGGGAACTGTCCTCAGCCCTATGACCGCAGTGATCATCTTCTTGCCGATCATCAAGGAACTGACAAGTGCCGCGCAGATATCCGATATTCACATGGCACTTGTTGTCTGCCTTTCGCTTGCCGTCGGGCTGACAACGCCACCTTATGGCATTTGCCTGCTGATCGCGGCGCAAATCGGCAATGTTTCGACGCCCCGTGCGTTCATGGCGGTCCTGCCCATCGTTGGGCTGACACTGCTTGTGATCATCGGGGTCATTCTATTGCCGGATGTTTTCCTTTTTCTACCACGCACGTTCTTTCCGCAATCCTTCGGAATCGCTGGCTGA
- a CDS encoding AraC family transcriptional regulator — protein MTTQTKALQTLDPLAYRRFGGAIADLWKVRGAAGGGGFYIAPDPRLVVFLDDDVPPFLMRTSPAMPCRSQLRAFFIPANTPLWSHLDVACDFRHLDIHLQSANLAARIRHGGLRADTSTPRFFDDNQNLLTLARLAAREISQGKQNDMMLDGLLTAILADVFEPDRENGTSPDDRHDLPPKGLNARQVAALEDLVLSDLSNPPGVRAMASRLGLSEGRFAHAFREALSMSPSKWVTLKRLRMAEQMMLEQRLSLADIAYATGFADQAHMSRVFSSQNGMPPSRWRKLHAARESTSCSRFLQDLHERPS, from the coding sequence ATGACCACCCAGACCAAGGCATTGCAGACGCTTGATCCGTTGGCTTACCGTCGATTTGGTGGTGCGATTGCTGATTTGTGGAAAGTGCGGGGCGCGGCTGGCGGTGGCGGCTTTTATATTGCGCCCGATCCCAGACTGGTGGTGTTTCTGGATGACGACGTGCCGCCATTTCTGATGCGCACCTCACCTGCAATGCCGTGCCGGTCCCAGCTTCGTGCTTTTTTCATTCCGGCCAATACCCCATTATGGAGTCATCTGGACGTGGCGTGCGATTTCCGCCATCTTGATATTCACCTTCAGTCGGCAAATCTGGCTGCGCGGATCAGGCACGGTGGGTTGCGCGCGGATACCAGCACGCCCCGGTTTTTTGACGACAACCAAAACCTGCTGACCCTTGCCCGGCTTGCAGCGCGCGAAATATCGCAGGGCAAGCAGAATGATATGATGCTTGACGGATTGCTGACCGCGATTCTGGCTGATGTTTTTGAACCAGACAGGGAAAATGGCACCAGCCCTGATGATCGGCACGATTTACCCCCAAAGGGGCTGAATGCCCGTCAGGTTGCGGCGCTGGAAGATCTGGTGCTGTCGGATCTGTCAAATCCGCCCGGTGTCCGCGCCATGGCGTCCCGGCTTGGGTTGTCCGAGGGCCGCTTTGCGCACGCCTTTCGCGAAGCGCTTTCGATGAGTCCGTCGAAATGGGTGACCCTTAAACGCCTGCGCATGGCCGAGCAGATGATGCTGGAGCAACGGTTGTCGCTGGCGGACATCGCTTATGCCACGGGGTTTGCGGATCAGGCCCATATGTCGCGCGTGTTCAGTTCACAAAACGGGATGCCGCCATCGCGCTGGCGAAAGCTGCATGCCGCGCGGGAATCTACAAGTTGCAGCAGGTTCCTTCAAGACTTGCACGAAAGACCAAGTTAA
- the thiC gene encoding phosphomethylpyrimidine synthase ThiC, whose product MKDTPTPKVTTGPLPASTKVFHHGMLYPDLRVPMREIALHPSADAPPVTVYDCSGPYTDETAEISIERGLPRARESWLSARGDTEIYAPRPVQPADNGFVSDDRLTPEFPARHRPLRAKAGKSVSQIAYARAGIITPEMEFVAIRENLGRAEMREKLMRDGESFGAAIPDFVTPEFVRDEVARGRAVIPANINHPELEPMAIGRNFLVKINANIGNSAVTSSMAEEVEKMVWAIRWGADTVMDLSTGRNIHNIRDWIIRNAPVPIGTVPIYQALEKVGGVAEDLTWEIYRDTLIEQAEQGVDYFTIHAGVRLSHIPLTVDRVTGIVSRGGSIMAKWCLHHHRESFLYEHFAEICEIMRAYDVSFSLGDGLRPGSIADANDAAQFAELETLGELTQIAWAHDCQVMIEGPGHVPMHKIKENMDKQLAVCGEAPFYTLGPLTTDIAPGYDHITSGIGAAMIGWFGTAMLCYVTPKEHLGLPDRDDVKTGVITYKIAAHAADLAKGHPAAKLRDDALSHARFEFRWEDQFNLSLDPDTARSFHDQTLPKEAHKLAHFCSMCGPKFCSMKISHDIRDAARAEAGLAEMAERYRDGGDLYMPVKDKT is encoded by the coding sequence ATGAAAGATACACCCACCCCCAAAGTGACCACCGGGCCGCTGCCCGCCTCGACCAAGGTTTTCCATCACGGTATGCTATACCCCGATCTGCGCGTGCCGATGCGCGAAATTGCGCTGCATCCCAGTGCGGACGCGCCGCCGGTCACGGTTTACGACTGCTCTGGCCCTTATACGGATGAAACTGCCGAAATCAGCATCGAGCGCGGCTTGCCGCGTGCGCGCGAAAGCTGGCTGTCAGCGCGCGGCGATACCGAGATCTATGCGCCGCGTCCTGTGCAACCGGCAGATAACGGGTTCGTTTCCGACGACAGGCTGACACCGGAATTTCCGGCCCGTCACCGCCCGTTGCGCGCGAAAGCGGGCAAATCAGTCAGCCAGATCGCCTATGCACGCGCCGGTATTATCACCCCCGAGATGGAGTTTGTGGCGATCCGCGAAAACCTTGGCCGCGCGGAGATGCGCGAAAAACTGATGCGCGACGGCGAAAGCTTTGGCGCGGCCATCCCCGATTTCGTGACCCCGGAATTTGTGCGCGATGAAGTGGCGCGCGGGCGCGCGGTCATCCCCGCCAATATAAATCACCCGGAACTGGAACCCATGGCGATTGGCCGGAACTTTCTGGTCAAGATCAATGCCAATATCGGCAATTCCGCAGTCACATCTTCAATGGCGGAGGAGGTGGAGAAAATGGTCTGGGCCATCCGCTGGGGCGCCGATACGGTCATGGACCTGTCGACGGGGCGCAATATTCACAACATCCGCGACTGGATCATCCGCAACGCGCCTGTGCCCATCGGCACTGTGCCCATCTATCAGGCGCTGGAAAAGGTTGGCGGGGTTGCTGAAGACCTGACATGGGAAATCTACCGCGACACGCTGATTGAACAGGCCGAACAAGGCGTGGATTATTTCACCATCCATGCAGGCGTGCGCTTGTCACATATTCCGCTGACGGTGGACCGTGTGACAGGCATTGTCAGTCGCGGCGGGTCGATCATGGCCAAATGGTGCCTGCACCACCACCGAGAGAGCTTTCTGTATGAGCATTTCGCCGAAATCTGCGAGATTATGCGCGCCTATGATGTCAGCTTCAGTCTGGGTGACGGGTTGCGGCCCGGATCAATTGCCGACGCCAATGACGCGGCCCAATTCGCGGAACTGGAAACACTGGGCGAGTTGACACAGATTGCGTGGGCGCATGACTGTCAGGTCATGATCGAAGGCCCCGGCCATGTGCCGATGCACAAGATCAAGGAAAACATGGACAAGCAACTGGCGGTCTGCGGCGAAGCGCCGTTCTATACGCTTGGGCCACTGACCACGGATATTGCACCGGGCTATGACCACATCACCAGCGGGATCGGGGCTGCGATGATTGGCTGGTTTGGCACGGCGATGCTGTGCTATGTCACCCCAAAGGAGCATCTGGGCCTGCCTGACCGCGATGACGTGAAGACCGGCGTGATCACCTATAAGATCGCGGCGCATGCCGCCGATCTGGCCAAGGGCCATCCGGCGGCAAAACTGCGCGACGATGCATTGTCACATGCCCGTTTTGAGTTCCGCTGGGAGGATCAGTTCAACCTGTCGCTTGATCCTGATACCGCGCGATCCTTTCATGACCAGACCCTGCCCAAAGAAGCGCACAAGCTTGCGCATTTCTGTTCCATGTGCGGGCCGAAATTCTGTTCAATGAAAATCAGCCATGACATCCGCGACGCTGCCCGCGCCGAGGCTGGACTGGCGGAAATGGCGGAACGCTACCGCGACGGGGGTGATCTGTATATGCCCGTCAAGGACAAGACCTGA
- a CDS encoding TonB-dependent siderophore receptor produces MKTYPLLLAGGSLMAVMSTGALAQDTPRDTFLGTLTLSGGENPTAPLDSSVAQNAASTKTSRPITEVQASVSVIPRAQIEATGARNLAQALTYSAGVVAENYGGDPRFDSLFLRGFNLENDKFLDGLRLMRSTQFPTSAPAFDLYGIERVEVLRGPASLLYGAGTPAGIVNMIQKRAQASGDFTETGISADSNGSLALYGDANRVVNGRLAWRVTARLSNDRTDVRQIDNKRGYLGLSASYRLGDATEIEVMASYHADEPMSPTGVPPSLVGVVNARDLRAFNFADDAFNTSDRKMTTLGFGITHEFDTGWKLNGTFRYTNFAWDYRNIYLSGGATGTVVNRGAIDQRERFTAAAADIRLSGQVDTGAIRHELTFGVDAQRLSEDASSAFSNVNAIDFAAPVYGNAVADAPWYTAEKRVRATQIGLYALDEMSMGNWRATLGLRHEWTRQKGENVTNFSNTDFARSDQQLTGHAGLGYVWDSGVSAYLSYATSYLPQPGFDIDGSTLKPTQGKQWELGVKYAPTAFEGLFTAAAYDLRETDRNTTVTETIGGNPVTGLRQIGQARIRGLELEAVAEFGEGWQVKSAYTYTTTRITGDNNGNELANTPRHAASLWVSHDFRKGALEGLTLGAGLRHIGGRWASDANAERLDAVTLLDLGASYEFASGMTGRLSISNVADRAYISAIGHSSSYFGNGRTLQASLSHKW; encoded by the coding sequence ATGAAAACCTATCCTTTGCTCCTTGCGGGCGGCAGTTTGATGGCGGTTATGTCCACTGGCGCGCTAGCACAGGACACGCCCCGCGACACGTTTCTGGGCACCCTGACCTTGTCGGGCGGTGAAAACCCCACCGCGCCGCTGGACAGCAGCGTCGCGCAAAATGCTGCCAGCACCAAGACATCGCGCCCGATCACCGAGGTTCAGGCATCGGTATCGGTCATTCCCCGTGCCCAGATCGAGGCAACCGGCGCGCGCAATCTTGCGCAGGCCCTGACCTATTCCGCCGGTGTCGTGGCCGAGAATTATGGCGGCGATCCGCGGTTTGACAGCCTGTTCCTGCGCGGCTTCAATCTGGAAAACGACAAGTTCCTGGACGGCTTGCGCCTGATGCGGTCGACGCAATTCCCCACAAGCGCCCCGGCATTTGACCTGTATGGCATCGAGCGGGTTGAAGTGCTGCGCGGACCCGCTTCCTTGCTATACGGCGCGGGAACGCCGGCGGGCATTGTGAACATGATCCAGAAACGCGCGCAGGCTTCCGGGGATTTTACGGAAACCGGCATATCAGCGGACAGCAACGGGTCGCTGGCGCTGTATGGTGATGCCAATCGGGTGGTGAATGGCCGGCTGGCCTGGCGGGTAACGGCCCGTTTGTCGAATGACCGCACGGATGTTCGCCAGATCGACAACAAGCGCGGCTATCTGGGCCTGTCGGCCAGCTATCGACTGGGTGATGCCACCGAGATAGAGGTTATGGCGAGCTATCACGCCGATGAACCCATGTCGCCGACGGGTGTGCCGCCATCACTGGTCGGGGTTGTGAATGCGCGCGACCTGCGCGCGTTCAATTTCGCCGATGATGCGTTCAACACAAGTGACCGCAAGATGACCACGCTGGGTTTCGGGATCACGCATGAATTCGACACCGGCTGGAAACTGAACGGGACGTTCAGGTATACAAATTTTGCATGGGATTACCGCAACATTTACCTTTCGGGGGGCGCTACGGGAACTGTCGTCAATCGCGGTGCTATTGACCAGCGCGAACGCTTCACAGCGGCTGCCGCCGATATCCGCCTGTCGGGACAGGTGGACACAGGGGCCATCCGGCATGAACTGACCTTCGGCGTTGATGCACAGCGCCTGTCCGAGGATGCAAGCTCTGCCTTCTCCAATGTCAATGCGATTGATTTCGCCGCCCCGGTCTATGGCAATGCCGTTGCAGATGCGCCTTGGTACACCGCTGAAAAGCGCGTTCGTGCAACCCAGATCGGGCTGTATGCGCTGGACGAAATGAGCATGGGAAACTGGCGTGCAACACTGGGGTTGCGTCATGAATGGACACGCCAGAAAGGTGAGAATGTCACCAATTTCAGCAACACGGATTTTGCCCGTTCCGACCAGCAACTGACGGGGCATGCGGGGTTGGGGTATGTCTGGGACAGCGGTGTTTCGGCCTATCTGTCTTATGCAACATCCTATCTGCCGCAACCGGGCTTTGATATTGACGGCAGCACCCTGAAACCCACACAGGGCAAGCAATGGGAACTTGGTGTCAAATATGCCCCCACCGCATTTGAGGGCCTTTTCACCGCCGCAGCCTATGACCTGCGTGAAACCGACAGAAATACGACCGTCACCGAAACCATCGGCGGCAATCCGGTCACAGGGCTGCGCCAGATCGGGCAGGCGCGCATTCGCGGGCTGGAGTTGGAAGCCGTTGCCGAATTTGGCGAAGGCTGGCAGGTCAAATCCGCGTATACCTATACGACCACACGGATCACGGGCGACAATAACGGCAATGAACTGGCCAACACGCCCCGCCACGCCGCCAGCCTGTGGGTGTCGCATGACTTCCGCAAGGGCGCGCTTGAAGGGCTGACCCTTGGCGCGGGTCTGCGTCATATCGGGGGGCGTTGGGCCAGTGATGCCAATGCCGAACGGCTGGATGCCGTGACCTTGCTTGATCTGGGCGCAAGCTACGAATTTGCGTCTGGAATGACGGGTCGGCTAAGCATTTCCAATGTGGCGGACAGGGCCTATATTTCGGCCATAGGGCACAGTTCCAGCTATTTCGGCAACGGGCGCACCTTGCAGGCCAGCCTTTCGCATAAATGGTGA